In Vibrio celticus, one genomic interval encodes:
- a CDS encoding penicillin-binding protein 1A, producing the protein MKFIKRLFIFTLICMILGVSTIFGFYFYVKPELPDVATLRDVELQTPMQVFSQDGKLISQFGEKRRIPVNYDEIPRHLVEALIATEDSRFYEHPGIDPIGITRAAIVVAMSGSAKQGASTITQQLARNFFLSNEKKIMRKIKEIFIAIHIEQLLSKEEIMELYVNKIFLGHRSYGFGAAARVYFGKDLPDLTLSEIATLAGMPKAPSTMNPIYSVERATNRRNVVLRRMLDEKYITQAEFDDARSEELISKYHGAEIELSAPYVAEVARAWMVERYGEEAYTSGMKVYTTVDSKLQKAANQAAIKNLLGYDERHGYRGAEKVLWQTAQSAWDQEQIVKHLKSQPTYGDLVPAVVTAVDSKSVQIWVKNQGEGTIEWQGMNWARKFLTDNRQGPAPSQAKEILAVGEQIWVRHEAVTGDEVSEEPTEESAIAESETPVVWRLSQVPNANTAFVAMNPNNGAVLSMVGGFNFVHNKFNRATQSIRQVGSGIKPFIYSAAIEKGLTLASLINDAPINQWDKSQGTAWRPKNSPPTYVGPTRLRIGLAQSKNVMAVRVLREVGLDDTRNYLTRFGFDIDEVPRSETIALGAGSLTPMKVAQGYSVFANGGYYVEPFYISRIETPFGETEFEATPKVVCKDDCQQQMTSDPMADEFAEQDVDAKVQYAPQVISEQNAFLVREMMYSNIWGGGDWSAGTGWNGTGWRAQPLKRRDIGGKTGTTNDSKDTWYSGYGPGMVATVWVGFDNHNRNLGRTKANSNLGKNQITGAEAGAKTAEPAWVDFMGTALAGVPAERKEIPENIVRVRIDRETGLLTNKFDSSSMFEYFEKGTEPTEYITERFNDDIYSSSSGEAVEELF; encoded by the coding sequence GTGAAGTTCATAAAGCGATTATTCATATTTACATTGATTTGCATGATTCTTGGAGTCAGTACAATTTTCGGGTTTTATTTTTACGTAAAACCAGAGTTGCCTGATGTTGCCACTTTGCGCGACGTAGAACTCCAAACGCCGATGCAAGTCTTCAGTCAAGACGGTAAATTGATCTCTCAATTTGGTGAGAAGCGTCGTATTCCGGTGAATTATGACGAGATCCCACGCCACTTAGTTGAGGCTTTGATTGCTACCGAGGATAGCCGTTTCTACGAACACCCTGGTATTGACCCAATCGGTATCACACGTGCAGCTATCGTGGTGGCGATGTCTGGTTCGGCAAAACAAGGTGCGAGTACCATTACACAGCAACTTGCGCGTAACTTCTTCTTATCCAATGAGAAAAAAATTATGCGTAAGATTAAAGAGATCTTCATTGCGATCCACATTGAGCAACTGCTTAGCAAAGAAGAGATCATGGAGCTATACGTCAACAAGATCTTCCTTGGTCACCGTTCGTATGGTTTTGGCGCGGCAGCACGTGTTTACTTCGGTAAAGATCTTCCTGATCTAACGCTGAGTGAAATTGCGACCCTTGCGGGTATGCCAAAAGCACCTTCGACAATGAACCCTATTTACTCTGTTGAGCGCGCGACTAACCGTCGTAACGTTGTATTGCGTCGTATGTTAGACGAGAAATACATCACTCAAGCAGAGTTCGATGACGCTCGTAGCGAAGAGCTTATCTCGAAATACCACGGTGCAGAGATCGAACTGAGCGCGCCATATGTTGCTGAAGTTGCACGTGCTTGGATGGTGGAACGCTATGGTGAAGAAGCTTATACATCAGGCATGAAGGTCTACACGACCGTTGATTCGAAACTGCAAAAAGCAGCGAACCAAGCCGCAATTAAGAACCTACTTGGCTACGATGAGCGTCACGGCTACCGTGGTGCTGAAAAAGTATTGTGGCAGACTGCGCAATCAGCGTGGGATCAAGAACAAATCGTTAAACACCTTAAGTCTCAACCAACCTATGGTGACCTAGTCCCTGCAGTTGTTACCGCGGTTGATTCGAAAAGTGTGCAAATTTGGGTTAAGAACCAAGGTGAAGGCACTATCGAATGGCAAGGCATGAACTGGGCGCGTAAATTCCTAACGGATAACCGCCAAGGACCAGCACCTTCTCAAGCGAAAGAAATTCTGGCGGTTGGTGAACAAATCTGGGTTCGCCATGAAGCCGTTACCGGTGATGAAGTCTCTGAAGAGCCGACAGAAGAGTCAGCGATAGCAGAATCGGAAACACCTGTTGTTTGGCGACTAAGCCAAGTACCGAATGCGAACACTGCATTTGTTGCAATGAACCCGAACAACGGCGCGGTATTGTCGATGGTCGGTGGCTTTAACTTTGTTCACAACAAGTTCAACCGTGCAACGCAATCTATTCGTCAGGTAGGTTCTGGTATCAAACCATTTATCTACTCAGCAGCGATTGAGAAAGGCTTAACGCTAGCCTCACTGATCAACGATGCACCGATTAACCAATGGGATAAGAGCCAAGGTACCGCATGGCGACCAAAGAACTCGCCACCGACTTACGTGGGTCCAACTCGTTTACGTATTGGCTTAGCTCAGTCTAAAAACGTAATGGCGGTACGTGTACTGCGCGAAGTAGGTCTAGATGATACTCGTAACTACCTAACTCGATTTGGCTTTGATATTGATGAAGTTCCGCGCTCTGAAACCATTGCTCTGGGTGCGGGTAGCTTAACGCCAATGAAAGTAGCTCAAGGTTACTCAGTATTCGCTAATGGCGGCTACTACGTTGAACCTTTCTACATCAGCCGCATTGAGACACCATTTGGTGAGACTGAATTTGAAGCGACACCAAAAGTGGTTTGTAAAGACGATTGCCAACAGCAAATGACCTCAGATCCAATGGCTGATGAGTTTGCAGAGCAAGATGTGGATGCCAAAGTACAATACGCACCTCAAGTCATCTCTGAACAGAACGCATTCCTTGTTCGTGAAATGATGTACAGCAACATCTGGGGTGGCGGTGATTGGAGCGCAGGTACTGGTTGGAACGGTACAGGTTGGCGTGCACAGCCGTTGAAGCGTCGTGACATTGGCGGAAAAACGGGTACCACCAACGATTCGAAAGATACTTGGTACAGCGGTTACGGCCCTGGCATGGTTGCAACGGTATGGGTTGGTTTTGATAACCACAACCGCAACCTAGGCAGAACCAAAGCGAACTCAAATCTTGGTAAGAACCAAATTACGGGTGCAGAAGCTGGCGCGAAAACAGCAGAACCTGCATGGGTTGATTTCATGGGTACGGCGTTAGCGGGTGTTCCTGCTGAGCGTAAAGAGATTCCTGAGAACATCGTTCGTGTTCGTATCGACCGTGAAACTGGCTTACTGACCAACAAGTTCGATAGCTCATCAATGTTCGAGTACTTCGAGAAAGGCACAGAGCCAACCGAGTACATCACTGAACGTTTCAATGATGACATCTACTCAAGCTCATCAGGTGAAGCTGTAGAAGAGCTGTTCTAA
- the aroK gene encoding shikimate kinase AroK encodes MAEKRNIFLVGPMGAGKSTIGRHLASQLHMEFLDSDTVIEERTGADIAWVFDVEGEEGFRKREESVINDLTEEQGIVLATGGGSVLSKENRNRLSARGIVVYLETTIEKQLARTNRDKKRPLLQTDNPRDVLEDLAVSRNALYEEVADYTVRTDDQSAKVVANQIVKMLEER; translated from the coding sequence ATGGCTGAGAAACGCAATATTTTTCTTGTTGGCCCAATGGGCGCCGGCAAAAGTACAATTGGTAGACACCTAGCTTCCCAACTTCATATGGAGTTTCTAGACTCTGACACTGTGATCGAAGAGCGCACTGGCGCAGACATCGCATGGGTTTTTGATGTTGAGGGCGAAGAAGGTTTCCGTAAGCGCGAAGAATCTGTAATCAATGATCTGACAGAAGAACAAGGTATTGTTCTTGCGACAGGTGGTGGTTCAGTGTTGAGCAAAGAAAACCGTAACCGTCTATCTGCACGAGGCATTGTTGTATACCTAGAGACAACAATTGAAAAGCAACTTGCTCGCACTAACCGCGACAAGAAACGCCCTCTACTTCAAACAGACAACCCGCGTGATGTGCTAGAAGATCTAGCTGTATCTCGCAACGCACTATACGAAGAAGTGGCGGACTACACAGTTCGTACTGACGACCAAAGTGCAAAAGTGGTAGCCAACCAGATCGTAAAAATGCTAGAAGAACGTTAA
- a CDS encoding type IV pilus secretin PilQ codes for MIKGISGLVSKALQGFAVSVMLVVSVLSHAESLPNKLENIDFRVNKDKDAVIIIELATSTAVVDVQRAQEGLSIELINTQVDDDKLYLLDVKDFATLVEGIEVYKETPSTRLLATISNDYQYEYNLKGRFIEVVISKPVIDEAAKEKSVLEKEGKLISINFQDIPVRNVLQLIADYNDFNLVVSDSVAGNLTLRLDGVPWQQVLDIILQVKGLDKRVDGNVILVAPKAELDLREQQALEKSRLEEELGELKSEIIKINFAKATDIADMIGGEGAVSMLSDRGSITIDERTNSLLIRELEENIAVIRGIIESLDIPVKQVQIEARIVTVTEGNLDELGVRWGVSSTNGSFTVGGSIEGNHPSAITPYDDDSGSSVIDDYLNVNLGATSPNASSIAFQVAKLGSDTLLDLELSALQQESKAEIISSPRLITTNKKPAYIEQGTEIPYLESSSSGATSVAFKKAVLSLKVTPQITPDNRLVLDLSVTQDRPGQVVKTGTGEAVAIDTQRIGTQVLVNNGETVVLGGIFQHSVSSTVDKVPLLGDLPVLGALFRRSYENVGKSELLIFVTPKVVIQ; via the coding sequence ATGATTAAAGGAATAAGTGGATTAGTGAGCAAGGCTCTACAAGGTTTTGCTGTGTCTGTGATGTTGGTTGTTAGCGTGCTCAGCCATGCCGAGAGCTTACCGAACAAATTGGAGAATATTGATTTTAGGGTCAACAAAGATAAAGACGCCGTCATCATTATTGAGCTGGCGACCAGCACTGCTGTGGTGGATGTTCAACGTGCTCAGGAAGGGTTAAGTATCGAGTTAATCAATACTCAGGTTGATGATGACAAGCTTTACCTACTAGATGTAAAAGACTTCGCTACCTTGGTTGAAGGCATTGAAGTCTATAAAGAGACACCAAGCACTCGGCTTCTAGCGACGATTAGCAATGACTATCAGTATGAATACAATCTAAAGGGACGTTTTATTGAGGTGGTGATCAGCAAACCGGTTATCGATGAAGCGGCCAAAGAAAAAAGCGTTCTAGAGAAAGAGGGCAAGCTGATATCGATTAACTTCCAGGATATCCCAGTACGAAATGTCCTGCAGTTGATTGCCGACTACAATGATTTCAATCTCGTCGTGTCTGATTCGGTAGCCGGAAACCTGACGTTACGCTTAGATGGCGTACCTTGGCAACAAGTTCTCGACATTATCTTGCAAGTTAAAGGCTTGGATAAACGTGTTGATGGTAATGTTATCTTGGTCGCGCCGAAAGCGGAGCTCGACCTTCGAGAGCAACAAGCGTTAGAGAAATCGCGCTTAGAAGAGGAACTAGGGGAGCTTAAATCGGAAATCATCAAGATTAACTTTGCTAAGGCCACCGACATTGCTGACATGATTGGCGGTGAAGGTGCGGTCAGCATGTTGTCCGATCGCGGCTCAATTACCATTGATGAGAGAACCAACTCACTGCTCATTCGTGAATTGGAAGAAAACATTGCCGTGATCCGAGGCATTATTGAATCGTTAGACATTCCCGTGAAGCAGGTACAGATAGAGGCACGTATTGTCACTGTTACCGAGGGTAACCTAGATGAGCTTGGCGTGCGCTGGGGCGTTTCCTCAACCAACGGAAGCTTCACTGTTGGCGGCTCAATCGAAGGCAACCACCCATCAGCGATTACGCCGTATGACGACGATAGCGGCAGCAGCGTGATTGATGACTACCTCAATGTTAATTTAGGGGCAACATCGCCGAACGCCTCGAGTATTGCGTTTCAGGTGGCCAAACTGGGCTCAGATACCTTACTCGATCTTGAACTGTCGGCACTGCAACAAGAGTCGAAAGCTGAAATCATTTCCAGCCCACGCTTAATCACCACCAATAAAAAGCCCGCTTATATTGAGCAAGGTACTGAAATTCCTTACTTAGAGTCATCTTCAAGTGGCGCTACGTCGGTCGCATTTAAGAAAGCGGTATTGAGTCTTAAGGTGACACCACAGATCACACCCGACAATCGCTTGGTCTTGGATTTGAGCGTGACTCAAGATAGGCCAGGGCAAGTGGTAAAAACCGGAACCGGTGAAGCTGTCGCAATTGATACGCAAAGAATAGGAACGCAAGTACTTGTTAATAATGGTGAAACTGTCGTGCTTGGCGGTATATTTCAGCACAGCGTGAGCAGTACAGTGGATAAAGTTCCTCTGTTGGGAGACCTGCCAGTTTTGGGTGCATTGTTCCGTCGTAGCTATGAAAATGTGGGTAAAAGTGAACTACTTATTTTTGTCACACCCAAAGTTGTGATTCAGTAA
- a CDS encoding SPOR domain-containing protein — protein sequence MSLAHELRVLELESQVELLERLQLLTNFGSNLVTVAGKAGSGRSWLAQRYLEAWSTEKNQCLLLCHPSQDDQQRRALILSQIVSDPLFNQHDSLSDSLTRLLDGEPCNVVIVVDDAQRLSELLVSELWMLVLEAQSNPQWAINIVLFSEPGHLDTLLTRLSYGQQHKPIDLEIDDLSQPEAEHFFESLVIRYVDDESETRVRRAFNKAQPLPGELMALGELKVEKRIIIRSIIGSPINIAIVVALLLILIGGGYWWMFSQPTPDDKAQSLIAPIEQTAIPTFEVESGTEQAGIDGMDDSEAEADMSYQGADDDSSSLPPVVVEETASVGEATQDQQRVVITSDVVDALLDDKPESADTSAIDAAVEENTGAAVSSQSDADKVESQPSADEAVALTQSTPPTKKITFSFSREELQAISPRAYTLQLSAMTSLEDVQSFIEEYDLENKVRIYPTLRNDTKWFIVTYQDYPTIQVARDAVSVLSKPLQQLEPWAKSMNQVHREIERAK from the coding sequence ATGAGTTTGGCTCATGAATTAAGAGTATTAGAGTTAGAATCTCAAGTTGAGTTGCTAGAGCGCTTACAGCTTTTGACTAACTTTGGTTCAAACCTTGTGACGGTGGCTGGCAAAGCTGGCTCTGGCCGATCTTGGTTAGCTCAGCGTTATCTTGAAGCATGGTCGACAGAAAAAAATCAGTGTTTACTGCTTTGTCATCCAAGCCAAGACGATCAACAACGCCGCGCGCTTATTCTTAGCCAAATTGTTTCTGATCCCCTGTTTAATCAACATGATTCTTTATCTGATAGCCTGACAAGGTTACTGGATGGAGAGCCGTGTAATGTGGTTATCGTCGTTGATGATGCCCAACGACTTTCTGAGCTATTGGTATCCGAATTATGGATGTTGGTACTGGAAGCTCAATCAAACCCTCAATGGGCGATCAATATCGTTCTCTTCTCGGAACCTGGCCACTTAGATACGTTATTAACGCGTTTGAGTTACGGTCAACAACACAAGCCTATCGATCTTGAGATCGATGACCTTTCGCAACCAGAAGCTGAACATTTCTTTGAATCACTGGTGATTCGATATGTTGATGATGAGTCTGAAACTCGCGTGCGACGTGCGTTTAATAAAGCGCAACCTCTGCCCGGTGAGTTAATGGCTTTAGGAGAATTGAAAGTGGAAAAAAGGATTATTATTCGCTCAATTATTGGCTCACCCATCAATATCGCGATTGTGGTGGCCTTGTTGTTGATTTTAATTGGTGGTGGTTATTGGTGGATGTTCAGTCAACCAACCCCTGACGATAAAGCGCAATCTCTTATCGCTCCGATTGAACAGACAGCTATCCCAACTTTTGAAGTGGAAAGTGGTACCGAGCAAGCTGGAATCGACGGAATGGACGATTCTGAAGCCGAAGCTGACATGAGTTATCAAGGTGCTGATGACGACAGCTCATCTTTGCCACCGGTTGTGGTTGAAGAGACAGCCAGTGTTGGTGAAGCAACACAAGATCAGCAACGTGTCGTAATCACCTCTGATGTGGTTGATGCCTTGCTTGATGATAAACCTGAAAGTGCTGATACCAGTGCGATTGATGCGGCTGTTGAGGAAAACACAGGAGCCGCGGTGAGTTCGCAGTCAGATGCAGACAAAGTGGAGTCACAGCCTTCAGCCGATGAAGCAGTAGCCCTAACCCAGTCCACACCACCGACTAAGAAAATCACCTTCTCATTTTCTCGCGAAGAGTTACAAGCGATCTCGCCGCGAGCTTATACTTTGCAGTTGAGTGCGATGACCTCATTGGAAGACGTACAATCTTTCATTGAAGAGTATGACCTTGAGAACAAGGTTCGTATTTACCCAACACTTCGCAACGACACCAAGTGGTTTATTGTCACTTATCAAGATTACCCAACGATTCAAGTGGCGAGAGACGCGGTAAGTGTGTTATCAAAACCACTTCAACAGTTGGAACCTTGGGCAAAATCGATGAATCAAGTGCATCGAGAGATAGAACGTGCGAAATAA
- a CDS encoding type IV pilus inner membrane component PilO has protein sequence MANLQNRIGRQNRMSLQDLDVDEITEWPLLPQLLVILVLMVLIQGVGTWLYLLPLDEELQQMKHQEQTLKTTLRIKANKVAALPKLQSQLDELTSRYDYLLEQLPVQKELASMLASVNELGLDNSLTFTRIDWGQKQNKEFLYRLPLNIELTGDYHEIGDFSAAIAKLPRIISFDDVNWQRVSQESSTLHFRVRAYTYQFKSEVNDETQ, from the coding sequence ATGGCTAACCTTCAAAATAGGATTGGTAGGCAAAACAGGATGAGCTTGCAAGATCTCGATGTTGATGAGATCACCGAATGGCCATTGTTGCCTCAGCTTCTCGTGATTCTGGTGTTGATGGTGTTAATCCAAGGTGTTGGTACTTGGCTGTATCTGCTGCCGCTCGACGAGGAACTGCAACAAATGAAGCATCAGGAGCAGACCTTAAAAACGACCTTGAGGATAAAGGCGAATAAGGTTGCAGCCTTGCCTAAGTTGCAGAGCCAGTTGGATGAGCTAACTAGTCGTTACGATTATCTATTAGAGCAGCTGCCCGTTCAAAAGGAGTTAGCGAGCATGCTGGCCTCCGTGAATGAGCTCGGCTTGGATAACTCACTGACCTTCACACGAATCGATTGGGGGCAAAAGCAGAATAAGGAGTTTCTCTATCGATTGCCTCTCAATATAGAGCTGACAGGTGACTATCACGAGATTGGGGACTTCTCTGCTGCTATCGCCAAGCTGCCGCGCATCATCAGCTTTGATGATGTGAATTGGCAGCGAGTCAGCCAAGAAAGTAGCACGCTGCATTTTAGGGTTCGAGCTTATACCTACCAGTTTAAATCGGAGGTCAATGATGAAACCCAATAG
- a CDS encoding PilN domain-containing protein — protein sequence MLHQINLLPWRDEIRAQHKKRFIHLVILGVIIALIGQWAVGHYFYDQQAKQQARLNYLNQYIAELDRQIQSLKVAEQEHKAILTRLDVVESLQLGRNKTTDFMNLMPELIPEGVYVDKIKMNGQEIEMSGISDSTARLATMLDNLERSDSLKGVEMHSIVHNRKRFNKEFQTFKVSFVFSPTSLESTTANRKGKEAHHG from the coding sequence ATGTTGCATCAAATTAACCTGCTGCCGTGGCGTGATGAGATTCGTGCTCAGCACAAGAAGCGTTTTATCCATCTGGTCATTCTTGGCGTCATCATTGCGCTTATAGGGCAATGGGCGGTTGGTCACTATTTTTACGACCAACAAGCCAAGCAGCAAGCTCGCCTCAATTACCTCAATCAGTACATTGCTGAGCTCGACCGACAAATTCAATCGTTAAAAGTCGCAGAGCAAGAACACAAAGCCATTCTGACTCGACTTGATGTGGTTGAGTCGCTGCAGCTTGGCCGCAATAAGACCACCGACTTTATGAACTTGATGCCGGAGCTGATTCCAGAGGGTGTGTATGTCGACAAGATAAAGATGAATGGTCAAGAGATTGAAATGTCGGGCATCAGCGACAGTACTGCTCGTCTCGCCACCATGTTGGACAACCTCGAACGTTCAGATTCTCTGAAAGGGGTCGAGATGCACTCTATCGTTCATAACCGCAAGCGCTTCAATAAAGAGTTTCAGACCTTCAAGGTCTCTTTTGTGTTCAGTCCCACCTCTTTAGAAAGCACCACTGCGAACCGTAAAGGGAAGGAGGCGCATCATGGCTAA
- the pilM gene encoding type IV pilus assembly protein PilM, whose product MGSSLITGIDINHHSIKAVVLKPVGELYALVGYKELPISDDIFTANHTLEYQKTVKKLKELRKGLPFGCRNVAISVPDNTVISKVLQIESELEDREKEFSIYQTFAHQSPFPIEELSLDFVKLEDKRFGKGSTSSYQVYATRKEVVDSRADALTKAGFKPVVVDTQAHGLLNIWQLASRLYPDKKNWLLVDVGVDQTSLGIIPQNSAPFYKDIAYGTQDLRSSDDPSDIESVFGTMEETHQFIVNLIEKLKRQLQLYSSGNAQQPISGIWLMGEGASIPMVTEELERHFQLSCESLNPLSLFENKVAKRRRLPMDWQHFGIAAGMAMSGLKWQGEKHVASN is encoded by the coding sequence ATGGGTTCATCATTAATTACAGGTATAGATATAAATCATCACAGCATCAAAGCCGTGGTACTAAAACCCGTGGGGGAGTTGTATGCCCTAGTGGGATACAAAGAGCTGCCGATTTCGGACGACATTTTTACAGCTAACCATACTTTGGAGTATCAGAAAACTGTTAAGAAACTTAAAGAACTTAGGAAAGGACTGCCTTTTGGCTGTCGCAACGTCGCCATTTCGGTACCTGATAACACAGTGATAAGCAAAGTACTGCAAATAGAGAGTGAGTTAGAAGACAGAGAAAAAGAGTTTTCTATCTATCAAACCTTCGCCCATCAATCTCCCTTTCCTATCGAGGAGCTGAGTTTAGATTTTGTAAAGCTGGAAGACAAACGATTTGGTAAAGGTTCGACAAGCAGTTATCAGGTATACGCCACTCGTAAAGAAGTGGTGGATAGCCGAGCGGATGCATTAACCAAGGCTGGCTTCAAACCTGTGGTGGTGGATACACAGGCGCATGGGCTGCTGAATATCTGGCAATTGGCCTCGCGCCTGTATCCCGATAAGAAAAACTGGTTGCTGGTGGATGTTGGAGTCGACCAAACTTCGCTAGGGATTATCCCGCAGAATTCGGCGCCTTTCTATAAAGACATCGCCTATGGCACTCAAGATCTTCGCAGCTCAGATGACCCGAGTGATATCGAGAGCGTGTTCGGTACTATGGAAGAGACACATCAATTTATCGTTAACCTGATTGAGAAGCTCAAGCGTCAATTACAGCTCTATTCATCGGGAAATGCGCAGCAACCTATTTCTGGGATTTGGTTGATGGGCGAGGGCGCCAGTATTCCTATGGTTACCGAAGAGCTAGAACGTCATTTTCAGCTGAGCTGTGAGTCATTGAATCCTTTGTCTCTGTTTGAGAATAAGGTCGCCAAGAGACGCCGACTGCCGATGGACTGGCAACACTTTGGTATCGCGGCGGGTATGGCGATGAGTGGGCTCAAGTGGCAGGGAGAGAAGCATGTTGCATCAAATTAA
- the aroB gene encoding 3-dehydroquinate synthase: MERITVNLAERSYPISIGAGLFEDPAYLSFLSGKQKVVVISNVTVAPLYADKILSLLDQVGCQTSLLELPDGEQYKTLETFNSVMSYMLEGNYSRDVVVIALGGGVIGDLVGFAASCYQRGIDFIQIPTTLLSQVDSSVGGKTAVNHPLGKNMIGAFYQPKSVIIDTNCLSTLPEREFAAGIAEVIKYGIIYDEAFFDWLEQNLEKLYQLDEEALITAIARCCAIKAEVVALDEKESGIRALLNLGHTFGHAIEAELGYGNWLHGEAVSSGTVMAAKTAQLQGLISQQQLERIISILKNAKLPIHTPESMSFEDFMKHMMRDKKVLSGQLRLVLPTSIGTAEVVADVPQDIIKQAIDFCRTL, from the coding sequence ATGGAACGGATTACGGTCAATCTAGCTGAGCGTAGCTACCCTATCTCTATTGGCGCCGGGTTATTTGAAGACCCGGCGTACCTTTCTTTTTTATCAGGTAAGCAGAAAGTTGTTGTTATCAGTAATGTGACAGTAGCGCCTCTTTATGCTGATAAAATTTTATCGCTATTGGATCAAGTCGGCTGTCAGACATCTCTTCTCGAGCTGCCAGACGGTGAACAGTACAAAACCCTTGAAACGTTCAATTCAGTGATGAGCTACATGCTTGAAGGAAATTACAGCCGCGATGTGGTGGTAATTGCTTTAGGTGGTGGTGTAATCGGTGACTTGGTCGGTTTTGCTGCCTCTTGTTACCAGCGCGGTATTGATTTCATTCAAATCCCGACGACCCTTCTTTCTCAAGTGGACTCTTCTGTTGGTGGTAAAACCGCAGTAAACCATCCTCTTGGTAAGAATATGATCGGCGCTTTTTACCAACCGAAATCTGTGATCATCGATACTAACTGTTTATCAACGCTTCCAGAGCGTGAGTTTGCAGCTGGCATTGCTGAGGTGATCAAATACGGCATCATTTACGATGAAGCCTTCTTTGATTGGTTGGAGCAGAATCTAGAGAAACTTTATCAACTTGATGAAGAAGCACTGATTACCGCGATTGCTCGTTGTTGTGCAATTAAGGCTGAAGTGGTGGCTCTAGATGAAAAAGAGTCAGGAATCAGAGCGTTATTGAACCTAGGTCATACATTTGGTCATGCGATTGAAGCAGAACTAGGCTATGGTAATTGGCTACATGGTGAAGCTGTGTCGTCAGGCACTGTAATGGCAGCTAAAACAGCTCAATTACAGGGACTGATCTCTCAGCAGCAACTTGAGCGAATTATTTCTATACTCAAGAATGCGAAACTACCAATCCATACGCCAGAAAGCATGTCTTTTGAAGACTTTATGAAGCACATGATGCGCGATAAAAAAGTGCTGTCTGGTCAGTTGCGTTTGGTATTACCAACAAGTATTGGTACTGCTGAAGTGGTTGCTGATGTGCCTCAAGACATCATTAAACAAGCGATCGATTTCTGCCGTACTCTTTAA
- a CDS encoding pilus assembly protein PilP: protein MKPNSAFFSIVLMLALSGCKANQDSLQDFVAQVEAKARKDVEQLVPATEFTAAIYQRRSLRPPFELPKEAIVQNQPLVKKDCWQPSARSRNGKLEKYPLSKLRLRGVMGSGSSVFGLVQTPKGNVVNVKKGQFIGLNNGRVTKVTSQYVQINETLPDGLGCWHKRNVRLALK, encoded by the coding sequence ATGAAACCCAATAGCGCGTTTTTCTCAATCGTATTGATGCTTGCGTTGTCAGGCTGCAAAGCTAATCAAGACTCACTGCAAGACTTTGTCGCACAGGTTGAAGCCAAGGCGAGAAAAGACGTCGAGCAACTTGTCCCAGCAACTGAATTCACGGCGGCGATTTATCAGCGCCGATCTTTGCGTCCTCCCTTTGAACTGCCTAAAGAAGCCATTGTGCAAAACCAACCCTTGGTCAAGAAAGACTGTTGGCAACCCAGCGCCCGTTCTCGTAATGGCAAGTTAGAGAAGTATCCGCTGAGTAAGCTTCGTTTAAGAGGCGTGATGGGCAGTGGCTCAAGCGTGTTTGGCTTAGTGCAAACACCCAAAGGCAACGTGGTAAACGTCAAGAAAGGCCAGTTTATCGGCTTAAACAATGGCCGAGTTACTAAGGTGACGAGCCAATACGTTCAGATTAATGAAACTCTTCCAGATGGCTTAGGTTGTTGGCATAAGCGCAACGTTAGGCTGGCTCTGAAGTAA